gtccatttgtctctatgtccaaatttcccttttgtataaggacatcagtcatatctgattagGGCCCATTGTAATAACTGCATTTTAACTTGTTTAACTCTGTGAAGACCCTCTCTCCAAGTCAGAGTACATTCAGAGACACAAGGGGTTATCGGACCTTGACATCTGGATTTAGGGGACACGGTTCAGTCCATAACACTACTTCACCATGGTCTCTCACTCATTGCTTTAAACTCCAAAACCTAAGTACCCTGCTTGCGCCCCTTCTTACCTGTGACAGCCCAGTGCTGCAGCATCTGACGTGCTGGTACTCAGCTCACTGTACACACGCACTCTATATGAACTGAGGCTCTCTGCagtgggaaaggggaggggacGTTTATCGGACACCCATTAGGGGACATACAGGCCTTGAATTTCAGGTAATAGTAAGAGCTGtctgctggtggtccagtggttaagaatccacctgccaatgcaggagacacggctttgagccctggtctggggagatcccacacgccctggagtaactaagcccagaTGCCAACGCTATTGAGCCCATGCACCGcagttactgaagcctgtgctccagggcttatgctctgcaacaagagaggccgccacagtgagaagccaccACCCtgaacgaagagtagcccctgctcgcaactagagaaagcccacatgcagcaaagaGGACCCAGCGCTGCAAATGGATAAAATAAACAATTCATTATAAATGACCCATTTATAACAGCTTATAAGAACCATTcataataaataagtgaaaatatgtatttaaaaatgaataaataaataaaaattaatagtagGAGATGTCTGTTTATTCAGTGAGACACTGCCCCTATGGCACTTTTTATCTTCAtatcaataaaaatgttattccCAACTGCAGTTGGGAAGTGCCAAGTATCATTCCAAGCACTTTATATGAAGTAATTTTTTGAATACTCACAATACCCTTTTGAGGTAGATATGATTATTTACATCCTTCTacagatgggcttccctgctggctcagctggtagagaatccgcctgcaatgtgggagacctgggatttgatttctgggttgggaagatcccctgtagaagggaaaggctacccgctccagtattctggcctggagaattccatggactatatagtctatggggtagcaaagagtaggaaaCGACTCAATGACTCTTACTTTTCACAGATAAGACACTGAAGCACGGACAGCTTAGGAAAACTTCCCCAAGTCTATAGTAACTGATGGAGTTGTATTTGAACCCCAATAGTTGGCTGCAGAGGCCATGCTTTTAATCATTACCAGATAGTATTTGGAAAAGGCAGGAGAGTTATTCTCATTGACTAGATGAGGAAATCCAAACCAAGCAGCTAAGGAACTCACTCAGGGTCACAGGGGTAAGGGGCAGAGTAGAAGCAGAATTCCTGCCCTGGAAGCCACAGGGCTTTCCTCCTGGGTCCCTTCCCCACACCCTGCTCCACTTACACAGGCCCACAGGTAATAAGGCCAACCCACAATCTCTAAACCCTTATTTGTAGTTAACTGTCTCCAGgcgtgcacgctaagtcgcttcagttgtgtccgactctctgtgaccccacggactgtagccagccaggctcctctgtccatgggattctccaggcaaggatactggagtgggttgccatgccctcctccaggggatcttcctgacccagggattgaagccgtgtcccttatgtctcctgccttggcaagcaggttctttactactagcaccacttCCATACCGAAGGGGTGATTATtgggcagaagggaagggaggcCCCTTCTCGATTTAGAGCTAAATCTCGACTTTGATTTCCTCGCAGTCGCTTCCAGTGCACAAGCCCACGAGCCCCGAGGGGTCAGGTCTAGACCTGaatcctggagtttactttcTCAGCCTGGACGAGAAGCAGGGCAGGGTGGTGGGGAAGGCGCTGCGAGGGCCTGGGCCTCCCAGGAACACAGAGTATCATATTTCTCGAGACCCGCCAATCACGGACGTGGGGGCGGGCCCACACCTGGGAGGCGGGGCCGGACGGCGGAGGTGGGGGCCGCGGCGTCCCCGGGCGAGGCGCTGACGTGAGCCTGGCTCACCTGGGCCGGGCAGGTGAGGGCCGGCGCGGGGCGGGGAGAGGAGCCCGCAGTCCCTACCAGCGCGCAGCCAGGCGTTGCTCGCCCTACGGATCGAGGAGCGCGGTGGCGGCGGGTGATCGTACCTGGGGACTTGGTTCGGAGGGACGTTCGCTTCTGGCAGCCGGATTGAAGACAGGTGGGAACGCCAAAGTCCGGAGACTAGCTTGGGGAAGGGAGGGCACGCCCGCTGGTGAAGGGTGCCCTCCAGAGCCTGCAGGGGTGAGGAGAGCTTGCTTAGGGACATCTGTGCGTCGGGCGATGTCCTCTAGGGCTGGATGCCTGTCCCTGTGACCCAGGTGGCTCCTGGATGGTCAGTGCCAGCTTGGGATCGCCGGACCCTTCCCGACCCCTCGCTTCAGTCCACCTCCTTTCCCTCCCCGCCCAGCGGGCGAGCGCGGCTCCcagcctccacccacccaccgTCGGGGCGCGCTGAGGCGCCTCCACCCCTCTGGTCCTACCGGCTCGCCGCTCCGCCGGCCCTCGCTGCCCGAagaggggatttcccaggccggCCGGCCGGCCCTCGGTCTTGGTGGGTGTTTTGGGAAATTGCGGGTCGGGGCAACCAGTAGCTTCGGccagtttgttttctgtcctGGAGTTTGTTTAGCACCGTCAGACCCCTCGCCCTGGGCCTGGGAGACACCCGTGGATTTCCAAGTAGCCAAACGAGGTGCTGGGGAGGGTGGCGCCGGGTGTGGCTGCTCTGCGGGTGAGGCTCTCTTCGCCCGAAGGGGCTGGAGGGCGGGTGTGGAGAAGTGGGGAAAGTCTTCCAGGCCGGGCTGGAAAGCAGGCCCGGGGTGCCACTGTTCACGGGGAGCCTGCTGTGTGGTAAAGGGGTCATCCCAACGCGACCCTGCTGTCTTGGTGGCTGTCAAAAGTGGAAGCCAGGAAGGGAGATGAAGAAGGCGCGTTTGAGCAGGGGTTGGTGAAGGCGGGGTGCCGACCCAGGACAGTACTTTAGGCTTAGATGTTTGTATAATACTTGACACCAGCACCCCATACAGGGTCCCTAGCTCTCTCCAGCCCCCAGCTTCAATCAAGCAGGGAGGAAGGGCATAGGAATTATGACTGGAGGCTCAGAATTTACCCATAAACAGGGCTGAACTAAATGGAGGAAAGACTGGGGAACTTGGAAGATGGCATTTCAGGTCCCtccaggaggagggagaagaaaagcAGGACCATTCCCTGAGGCCTGTCTGCAAGAAATGAGGGTGCGTGTGTTTTACTCTGAGCAAAATCATTGACAGCTGAGTCTCGGCTTCGGGGAGGCCGTGTTCCTGGAAAGTAGTCTGGGCAGGGGCTGCAGAGATGGCAGTGTGGGTGTTTCTAGGGGGCCTGTTCCCTGGATTGGGGGTGTGAGAGAGGACAGTTCATGCCCTGGGGAGGTTGAAAGCATCTGTGCTCAGGGCCCAGTGTGAGGGGAATGATTGGGTTAGCATCTTTGTTCTGTGGCTGGTTGAATACCTGTTGAAGACTCAGGCCTTGAATTCTCTAGCCTCTATAATGGCGGCTAGAGATAACCAGAGCTGAATTCAACTAGGCTAGGGTTGTTCTGTGGGCCTTGGGATTTGGGTGGCAAGAGTGTTTGGAAAGAAAACTTTGGTTTAGGTGTGTTTAAGGGTGGGTGTCGTGCAGTCTCCTCCCTAAGCACTTTGGTGGCCCTCTGTGCTGCTTGGATCTTTGTCGATGTTTTTGGTTTACTCTCTTGGTGTACAGAAGAAGGGAGAGACTTGGAGGGCTGGGTGCAGTCGCAGGTTATGGTACAGCACACTCTGACTCAGAAGTATTGGGTCCAGGTCCCAGGTAAAACACTTTGCTGTGCCTCAGTTAacccagctgtaaaatggggatgataacaaTACTACTTGTAGATCATGAGGATGAGGTCAGGCACATTAAGTAAAAGCGTACGTGAAAACTATAAAGCCTATATAGATATAGGATTGTTGTTACCATGGTTTATATTAGCTGAAGGCCATCATCTTTTTTACCTCCCAGTGGCCAAGAAATGCCTTAGCTTCCTGTGgttaaaaaatatctatatatatatatcacttgtAGTGTTCTGTTTTTAAGTTATGAATCAAAACATGTCATCGTAGGAAAATGTGAATCATATAAAAGTATGTAGGGAAGCATGAAAGTCACCCACAATCTTACCATCACTAAGGTAACTACTTAGGTAATGACTAAGAACTTCTTGTTGCATCGATATTTTATTTCTAccccttttaaaaattctatgtgcatatatacacaagTGCATGTTATGTTACAAGATGGAAGAGATACTATCCAGTCAATATTGTATGATGCCTTTTCCCTCTTAAGTACATGTAAACATTTCCCCAAATCCAATAAAAATTCTTCAGATGCCTCAATGTTAATAGCTGCTTGATACTGCAGCCTATGAATGTCTGATTAGCTGTTTTTCCCTGTTATTTTGGTTGCTTCCTAATTTTCcctttctgcctatttttttgtAGTCTTAGTTACTGGGTGGCAGGTGGAGATACTGGTCGGCTTTGAGAAGATGGGGAGGGTTAGCTGTGATGGAGGTGGGGtagggaggaggaggctgggcaggGTTGCCCCTGCATGCTGCCATCTTGCGAGAATGCTGAGAACACAGGGCTCTAGATCTTAATCATTGATCTCTATGGGTGGCTacttctccctccccatcactgTGTGTGCAGTTCCTTGTGTTGGCTTGGttgccttaatttttttcttgatgtgccGTGGATCAACTAGGAGGAACTCTCTTCTTCAAAGCCCGCAATCCTTCAAGGGATGGATTTCACATGTCTGCCAGTCCTAGACACAGGACTGGCCATATTGTAataagtgtgttagtcgctcagttgtgtccagctctttgtgaccccacggactctagcccgccaggctcctctgcccatgagatttcccaggcaaggatactggagtgggttgccattcccatctccaggggatcttcttgacccagggatcgaacctgggtctcccacgttgcatgcagatttttttatctcctgagccaccagggaacagtaTAGGAAGGCTGACCGTATTGCAATAGATCTTCTCAAAAGCCCCTCACTAGGTTGGACCCGTTTGCCACCCATTTCCAGTTCTGTTGGTTCTTCCTTAGACCCATCCCCCCAATCACCACAGGCCAGGACTGAGGAACGGAAGGCTAGAACTTGCCCTGCGGAGGACATGCATTCCCTCCTTGTAAGGTAAATGTTTTCCAGGGTTTGATAGCTTGGTTTGCTGCCCTATGGAGCAACCTACACCAAGGCCAAGAACTTGGGGGTAGAGGGCACTTGAACACCCCATGCCACCTCTCCTGCCCACGGGGAgctctgctgggggtgggggggggcaggttTCAGTTGCACGGCTTGGTAATTGGGTCAGAAGGCTCAGGTGAGGGCAGGTCCTGCTTTTCTCTTAAAGTGCCGGTGACCCAGCTGGGTTTGTGTTCCCGTTTGCTGTCAGGCTGGCCAGGGGAAAGAAGTGACGCATTAGGGGCCACCCCCTCAGCTAAGCTCCTCTGAGGGGGAGACTTAAGCTGACtcaactggtttgatttctgaaCTGCAACCCCAGTGGGAATCTTTCTGGGTGGGAAGGTGACttatttatcttccttttctcagGTTCTTGTGGGGTTTGAGCAATTCCAGCGTGGATTTCTTCAGGCAGTCTGATGAAAACATTGTGTTTAGTTACTGACCTCATGCTTGTCACACAGTAGCTgatgaacaaatatttgttgaatgaacgtTGTTTTGCAGGCATCTCTTTCTcacctgaaaataaaaacaaagtgagATAAGAacaccggaaaaaaaaaaaaagactctaaatGCAACATCCCAGGCAAGCAGTTCTCCAGGGATTGCTCTTTCCTGTAGACACCCAGTTGG
The sequence above is a segment of the Ovis aries strain OAR_USU_Benz2616 breed Rambouillet chromosome 12, ARS-UI_Ramb_v3.0, whole genome shotgun sequence genome. Coding sequences within it:
- the LOC121816075 gene encoding basic proline-rich protein-like, translated to MAACRGNPAQPPPPYPTSITANPPHLLKADQYLHLPPTGGWRELGTLYGVLVSSIIQTSKPKVLSWVGTPPSPTPAQTRLLHLPSWLPLLTATKTAGSRWDDPFTTQQAPREQWHPGPAFQPGLEDFPHFSTPALQPLRAKRASPAEQPHPAPPSPAPRLATWKSTGVSQAQGEGSDGAKQTPGQKTNWPKLLVAPTRNFPKHPPRPRAGRPAWEIPSSGSEGRRSGEPALEGTLHQRACPPFPKLVSGLWRSHLSSIRLPEANVPPNQVPRYDHPPPPRSSIRRASNAWLRAGRDCGLLSPPRAGPHLPGPGEPGSRQRLARGRRGPHLRRPAPPPRCGPAPTSVIGGSREI